The nucleotide window TTTTAGTGGCCATTATTGTGAGTCTGCTACTGCCCCCGGCGACCCCGCTGATCGGGATGTTGATGTTCGGAAACCTGTTAAAGGAATGTACCGTAACCGACCGACTGTCGCAAACGGCGCAAAACGAACTGATCAACATCGTAACGATTTTACTGGGAATCAGTGTAGGAGCCTCGGCGAAAGCGGAGCAGTTCCTGGAATTTGAAACCATTCAAATCATTGTTCTGGGCGTTGTGGCCTTTGGGGTAGGTACGGCTTCGGGACTGATCATCGCTAAGCTGATGAACAAGATCTCGAAAAAAGCCATCAATCCTCTGATCGGCGCTGCAGGCGTATCCGCGGTACCCATGGCCTCCCGGGTGGTCCAAAGCGTGGGCCAAAAGGAAAACCCCAGCAACTTCCTGTTGATGCACGCCATGGGACCTAACGTATCCGGCGTCATCGGCTCCGCCGTCGCCGCCGGCGTCATGCTCTCCCTCTTCGGCGGCTAGCAAAAGCGGGTGACAGCGGGACGGAGTTTTTGTCATCTTTTTAAGATCTTTTGACAGCAACACGGAGTTTTTGTCATCTTTTAAAAATGGTTTGATAGGGATAGCTGTTTTGACAGGGAAAGGGAGTTATTTGTCCGGGGATGACAAAAACTCCGTCCCCCTGTCATCGTTTGTCCGGGGATGACAAAAACTCCGTCCCCCTGTCATCGTTCCCTTGTCATCTTGTCATCTCGAAACGTAAAAATAGGAAAGAAGGTGTGGAGATGGATGAATCACTAAAAAGTAAAGAAATTATGGAAGCAACCATTGAAAGAATTCATCAT belongs to Isachenkonia alkalipeptolytica and includes:
- a CDS encoding sodium ion-translocating decarboxylase subunit beta — translated: LVAIIVSLLLPPATPLIGMLMFGNLLKECTVTDRLSQTAQNELINIVTILLGISVGASAKAEQFLEFETIQIIVLGVVAFGVGTASGLIIAKLMNKISKKAINPLIGAAGVSAVPMASRVVQSVGQKENPSNFLLMHAMGPNVSGVIGSAVAAGVMLSLFGG